In Daphnia magna isolate NIES linkage group LG5, ASM2063170v1.1, whole genome shotgun sequence, a single genomic region encodes these proteins:
- the LOC116922825 gene encoding major facilitator superfamily domain-containing protein 6 — protein MQKMDDDSEAVSEWKKLKKTLTVNKPLIPLKLTMLLYYGASSLYLPYLTLQMQQVGLNIQEIAIIYSVLPFVTCIMPPLAGMLADKFNRYKLVLILSVSLAVLFHTLLLHVDARISPENSPVRNVTEIPASVYCGRTGAVLRLGNESCSTSTTEKWLGYWTPSECQPVACTNYQHMRMRVCSPSGNCTQITNKSTSKLEVELVLETFLTDTKGISGECTARILGLRTDQTPLPSALLCNCLIQCPLTLMTSSTPNQEPIDDALSDEMKETDRLKHNRGFWMYFVLRILASSSLATSFSMLDATAITMVKKNDGDLGKQRLFGVIGQAVFAMVAGILLDWTVELQGDPDYSILFYIADGLCVLVVLLVSRLDVDVERLESGNLMSGAKRLIRLIDVDFFMLMMLLLGTCWGFLESFLFVFLMELKANSYLLGMTVTLGCVIGVPFLYISDMIVRKIGSVNVFVVAFLIYCIRFFGYSLIWDPWLCLPFEALEAVTVHMMAVASSMYCVAAAPPGLLATLNGAVGSVHYSFGRGLGSFIGGILMSNYGTRNTFQIFGTAAGFCGLTYFILHRFYLVKIERLRLRRKSERIAEVIASGVEPEDEPEEEEFIIPPDNLLGRRKSCF, from the exons ATGCAAAAAATGGACGACGATTCAGAAGCCGTTTCGGAATGGAAGAAACTCAAGAAAACTCTGACTGTTAACAAGCCGCTCATTCCTCTCAAACTGACCATGTTGCTTTATTATGGCG CCTCGTCTCTCTATCTTCCATATTTGACCCTGCAAATGCAACAAGTCGGCCTCAATATCCAGGAAATCGCCATCATTTATTCAGTTTTACCTTTCGTCACTTGCATTATGCCACCATTAGCCG GCATGTTGGCTGACAAGTTCAATCGTTACAAACTGGTTTTAATCCTTTCCGTGTCTTTGGCCGTCCTTTTCCACACGCTTTTACTTCACGTGGATGCTCGAATTTCTCCCGAAAATTCCCCAGTGCGCAACGTCACGGAAATCCCAGCCTCAGTCTATTGCGGCAGAACAGGCGCCGTGCTCCGGTTGGGAAACGAAAGTTGTTCAACATCAACGACCGAAAAATGGCTCGGGTACTGGACGCCATCCGAGTGCCAGCCAGTGGCATGCACGAATTATCAGCACATGCGAATGCGTGTGTGCTCGCCTTCCGGCAATTGCACGCAAATTACAAACAAGTCGACATCTAAGCTCGAAGTGGAACTGGTTCTGGAGACGTTTCTGACTGATACCAAGGGCATTTCTGGCGAATGTACAGCTAGAATTCTTGGCCTACGAACGGATCAGACTCCACTTCCGTCGGCATTGCTGTGCAACTGCCTCATTCAGTGTCCTCTGACGTTAATGACATCGTCAACACCGAATCAAGAACCTATAGACGATGCGTTGTCTGATGAAATGAAAGAAACTGATCGTTTGAAACACAATCGCGGTTTTTGGATGTACTTCGTTTTGCGGATATTGGCCTCCAGTTCTTTGGCCACATCTTTCTCCAT GTTAGACGCCACGGCCATCACGatggtaaagaaaaacgacgGGGACCTTGGAAAACAACGGTTGTTTGGCGTCATTGGACAAGCCGTTTTT GCCATGGTCGCCGGAATATTACTCGATTGGACAGTAGAATTGCAAG GTGACCCCGACTATTCAATTCTGTTCTACATCGCCGATGGCCTTTGCGTCTTGGTGGTCCTGCTGGTAAGCAGATTGGACGTTGACGTCGAACGTCTTGAAAGCGGCAATTTAATGTCTGGTGCAAAAAGACTCATCCGGTTAATCGACGTCGATTTCTTCATGTTGATGATGCTCCTTCTGGGCACCTGTTGGGGCTTTCTTGAATCCTTCCTATTCGTTTTTCTCATGGAGCTGAAAGCGAATAGCTACTTGTTAG GAATGACTGTTACCTTGGGCTGCGTCATTGGCGTTCCATTCCTCTACATATCAGACATGATTGTTCGCAAAATTGGCTCGGTGAACGTTTTTGTCGTCGCTTTCCTTATTTACTGCATTCGATTTTTCGGCTATTCGCTTATATG GGATCCTTGGTTATGTCTTCCATTTGAAGCGCTGGAAGCCGTTACGGTCCATATGATGGCAGTGGCGAGTTCCATGTACTGCGTCGCGGCAGCACCTCCTGGACTATTGGCGACGCTCAACGGCGCTGTAGGCTCCGTTCATTATTCATTCG GACGAGGACTTGGCAGTTTCATCGGCGGCATTTTGATGTCCAACTACGGCACCCGGAACACTTTCCAAATCTTTGGTACGGCCGCCGGTTTTTGTGGACTGACCTACTTCATCTTACACCGCTTCTATTTAGTGAAAATAGAGAGGCTTAGATTGCGCAGGAAATCGG AACGGATTGCCGAGGTTATTGCCAGCGGTGTAGAACCCGAGGACGAACCAGAAGAGGAAGAATTTATTATTCCGCCTGATAATCTTTTGGGCCGCCGCAAAAGTTGTTTCTAG
- the LOC116922879 gene encoding protein Lilipod isoform X1, whose protein sequence is MEEEADPEEQAFHSTVREYIIFLLLFGILYVASYLVLRTYLHKEKQEDKLDPDNGEATVHRVSLGMCTFALTVAVGAALLLPISILSNEILLLYPNSYYVKWLNSSLISGLWNHVFLFSNLSIFILLPFAYFFSEAEGIGGQQGLMGRVYEACLIQLMLAILVLGMAFILCALIDKSQSAVELFFNVWNYLPFLYSCLSFLGVLLLLLCTPLGFARLFTVCGQIIIRPNFLSDVNDEYYAVLFEESCIRERLKMKSPEKQLNGQGRQARKVLESKLVALEAQRFKLNQQRRSSPVLRRLIYPLAMVLLLALTMAALLNVLQNTLQLLVGIKALPLSTREHFPLGLSSLSKLGLIGAVIEVVLIGYLLAASTVGLYTLPFLSGIRPTARNTPLTQLIVNCGLVLVLSSALPVLSRILGISNFDLLGNYGRIEWLGNFYLVLLYNVIFAATATLCLAKKVTNSLLLEVWRRLKLACTASLQRGALEPHRMLSPVGARKSAAIRQTND, encoded by the coding sequence atggaagaagaagctgaTCCCGAGGAGCAGGCATTCCACTCCACTGTCCGAGAGTACATCATTTTCTTGCTTCTCTTTGGCATCCTCTATGTTGCCAGTTACCTTGTTTTGAGAACGTATCTGCACAAGGAGAAACAAGAAGATAAACTGGACCCAGACAATGGTGAAGCAACTGTTCATAGAGTCAGCTTGGGGATGTGCACCTTTGCGCTAACTGTAGCTGTTGGAGCGGCTCTCCTGTTGCCCATCTCTATTCTTAGCAACGAAATTCTGTTACTTTACCCCAATAGTTACTATGTGAAGTGGCTCAATTCATCTCTAATTAGTGGCCTGTGGAACCATGTCTTTCTATTTTCCAACTTATCCATCTTCATCCTTCTGCCGTTTGCATACTTCTTCAGCGAAGCTGAGGGCATCGGTGGCCAGCAGGGACTCATGGGCAGGGTCTACGAAGCCTGTCTGATTCAGCTGATGCTGGCCATCCTTGTTCTGGGCATGGCATTCATTTTGTGCGCGTTGATCGACAAGAGCCAATCTGCCGTCGAACTTTTCTTCAACGTCTGGAACTACTTGCCATTTCTCTACTCCTGTTTGTCATTCCTCGGCGTTCTTTTATTGCTGCTATGCACACCCCTTGGCTTTGCCCGGCTGTTCACAGTGTGCGGACAAATCATTATCCGGCCCAATTTCCTGTCGGACGTCAACGACGAGTACTACGCTGTCCTCTTTGAGGAATCGTGCATTCGCGAGCGACTTAAAATGAAGTCTCCCGAAAAGCAACTCAACGGACAAGGCCGTCAAGCACGCAAAGTTCTCGAATCGAAACTGGTGGCTCTGGAAGCGCAGCGTTTCAAGTTGAATCAACAGAGACGATCATCGCCCGTACTACGACGTCTCATCTATCCCCTGGCCATGGTTCTGTTGCTGGCACTCACCATGGCCGCATTGCTCAATGTTCTACAAAATACTCTGCAGCTGCTAGTGGGAATCAAGGCGTTGCCTCTATCCACCCGCGAGCATTTTCCTTTGGGTTTGAGTTCTCTGTCGAAATTAGGTTTGATCGGTGCCGTAATCGAAGTGGTTCTCATCGGCTACCTGCTGGCGGCTTCCACCGTCGGTCTCTACACGTTGCCGTTCCTGTCGGGCATTCGACCGACGGCCAGGAATACACCGCTCACCCAGCTTATAGTCAATTGCGGACTAGTCTTGGTACTCAGCTCGGCATTACCCGTCCTGTCGCGTATTCTGGGCATCAGTAATTTCGATCTATTGGGCAACTACGGACGCATCGAATGGCTCGGCAATTTCTACCTGGTTCTGCTCTACAACGTCATCTTCGCAGCCACCGCTACTCTCTGTCTAGCCAAGAAAGTCACCAATTCGCTGCTGCTTGAGGTTTGGCGCCGGCTCAAGCTGGCTTGCACTGCTTCGCTGCAGCGAGGTGCTCTCGAACCCCATCGTATGCTTAGCCCCGTCGGTGCCCGAAAGTCTGCCGCAATCAGACAAACAAATGATTAG
- the LOC116922879 gene encoding splicing factor YJU2 isoform X2, with translation MSERKVLNKYYPPDFDPSKIPRVRQSKNRQFTVRLMAPFNMKCKTCGEYIYKGKKFNARKEDVENENYLGIRIYRFYIKCTRCLSEISFKTDPQSTDYVVEAGATRNFMALKLAEEQAVREMEAEKEEERTNPMKLLENRTKASRGEIEMVETLEELKELNKRKVVVNFDDMLHRYDEERQSEAALAAAAEIEDEQLIKSVFGERTGDGTIVKRLVDDGGSSSDEDKRPKKQAKMLTIKATDLLAAPLNNAPRNKKLNPLVKIKTALIKPNSAAASTSSSTSTSTAPTSSTAPSAPAPIVKPSLGGLSLLGSYSDSSSHSDSDN, from the exons ATGTCTGAACGAAAAGTTTTGAAT AAATACTATCCTCCGGATTTCGATCCGTCCAAGATTCCACGCGTTCGCCAATCTAAAAACAGGCAGTTTACCGTCCGCTTGATGGCGCCGTTTAACATGAA GTGCAAGACGTGCGGCGAATATATTTACAAGGGTAAAAAATTCAACGCCCGGAAAGAAGACgttgaaaacgaaaattacttGGGCATTCGTATCTATCGCTTCTACatcaaa TGCACTCGATGTCTGTCAGAGATTTCGTTCAAAACGGATCCCCAAAGCACAGATTACGTTGTAGAGGCGGGTGCCACTCGTAATTTCATGGCTTTGAAGCTGGCCGAGGAACAGGCCGTCCGCGAGATGGAAGCCGAGAAAGAAGAGGAGCGAACCAACCCCATGAAA TTGCTGGAAAACCGTACGAAAGCGTCTCGAGGTGAAATTGAAATGGTAGAGACGTTAGAAGAGCTGAAAGAATTAAACAAGCGTAAGGTGGTCGTCAATTTCGATGACATGCTCCATCGCTACGACGAAGAGCGCCAGTCGGAAGCGGCGCTTGCAGCCGCTGCGGAGATCGAAGACGAACAGTTGATCAA GTCCGTGTTTGGCGAACGAACGGGAGATGGCACGATCGTCAAAAGGCTCGTCGATGACGGAGGATCGTCGAGCGACGAAGACAAACGTCCAAAGAAACAAGCCAAAATGCTGACGATCAAAGCGACCGATCTTCTAGCCGCTCCTTTAAACAATGCGCCCAGAAATAAGAAACTCAATCCGCTAGTTAAAATCAAGACGGCGCTAATCAAACCCAATTCCGCCGCAGCTTCTACCAGCAGCAGCACTAGCACATCTACAGCTCCTACTTCCTCGACCGCTCCTTCAGCTCCTGCTCCCATCGTGAAACCGTCTCTCGGAGGCTTAAGTCTTCTCGGTTCTTATTCAGACTCATCTAGCCATTCAGACAGTGATAATTGA